The genomic interval TAGCTCATGCAGAGGCTACTTCAAAATCACGCCTGGAACTGACGTTAAGGGACAGACACTATGTCATTGTCCATACTGCGGCCATACGGGGGATCAAAGCCAATTCGCGACACAAGATCAGATAGAATACGCTAACTCTTATGCGGCTAATCAATTGACTAAGTCGTTTATTGCAGAATTGAAAAAGCATGAATTCAACTTCACATCCCCCGGACTTTTTGGTCTTGGGATTAGCCTAACGGTTACAGGACATCCGCACCCAATCAAACCATATGAAGAGAAAAAGCTAGAAACCGAAGTTGTATGTGAGCAATGTACATTAAGGTATGCAATCTACGGAGTTTTCGCGCTTTGCCCTGATTGCAGACGTCATAATTCCTTGCAAATTCTCAACAAGAATCTTGAGCTTGCCTGCAAGCAGATCGCCTTTGCGGACACAGAAGGGTGCACACCGGAGTTTAGTCAGCATTTGATTAGTGCCGCTCTTGCTACGGTGGTGTCGGCCTTCGATGGATTTGGGCGCGAAAGCTATAGAATCCTGAATGAGGGAGAACTCCGGCAATTTGGTACTCGACCCAAGGCCGTTTCCTTTCAAAATCTTACGAGTGCGCGGCAGAATCTTCTACGTCTGTTTGGCTACGATATTGCTGCCTGGGTGACGCCAGATGAATGGACTTTAGCAGTCAAATGCTTCCAGAAACGGCATCTACTGGCGCACAAAATGGGCGTCGTAGACGAGGCTTATATCAAATTGACAAACGACCACGCTGCAATACTAGGCCGGAAGATTGCAATTAGTTCTGACGAAATAGTGAGACTAGTGGAAGTCCTTAAGACTATGGGGCAGAAATTCGCAGATTTACTCAATAAGCCCAAGATGACCTAATGGTCTAGCCCTCATGCCACACCCCCGCGGACTCCCGCGGCCCGCCTGAGCGCGAGAGGCTACATCCTGAAGACGGGGTAGCGCGGGTAGTCGGGCAGGGGCGCGTTCATCGTCGCGGAGAGGCATTGGCCGATGACCTGACGGGTCTGCGCCGGGTCCAGGATGCCGTCGTCCCAGATATGCGCCGTGCTGAAGTAGGCGGAGGTCTCTTCCTCGAACTTCTTCTGCACCGGCTCGGTGATCGCGCGCTCCTCCTCCGGGGACAGCACCTTCTTGCGCCGCGCCGCCTGCTCCTGCTGCACCGTGAGCAGCACGGAGGCCGCCTGCCTGCCGCCCATGATGCCGATGCGGCTGTTGGGCCACATGAACAGAAAGCGCGGCGAGTACGCGCGTCCGCACATGGCGGAGTTGCCCGCGCCGAAGGAGTTGCCGATGATGACGGTGATCTTGGGCACGGACGCGGTGGCGACCGCCTGCACCATCTTGGCGCCGTCCTTGGCGATGCCTCCGTGCTCATACTCCTTGCCCACCATGAAGCCGGTGATGTTCTGCAGGAAGATGAGCGGGATGTGGCGCTGATTGCACAGCTCGATGAAGTGCGCGCCCTTCGTCGCCGAGTCCCCGAACAGCACGCCGTTGTTGGCGATGATGCCGACGGGGAAGCCCATCCACCGCGCGAAGCCCGTCACCAGCGTCAGCCCGTAGTTCGCCTTGAACTCGTCGAAGCGACTGCCGTCCACCAGCCGGGCGATGACCTGACGCGCGTCGTACGACCTGCGCACGTCCTTCGGGATGATGCCGTAGATGTCCTCCGCCGGGTACAGCGGCTCCTCGACGGGGTACGTCTCGATGGGGATGCGCTTCGGGCGGTTCAGGTTCTCCACCAGCGAGCGCAGGCGCATCAGGGCGTCATCGTCGTTCTCCGCAAGGTAGTCGGAGACGCCGGAGATGCGCGCGTGGACGTCGGCGCCGCCCAGCTCTTCGGGCGTGACCTCCTCGCCGGTCGCCGCCTTGACCAGCGGCGGGCCGCCCAGGAAGATGGTGCCCGTGCCCTTGACGATGATGTTCTGGTCGCACATCGCGGGCACGTACGCGCCGCCCGCGGTGCAGCTCCCCATGACTGCGGCGAGCTGCGGGATGCCGAGCGCGGACATTTGCGCCTGGTTGTAGAAAATGCGCCCGAAGTGGGTCCTGTCCGGGAAGATGTCCGCCTGCTGCGGCAGGAAGCCGCCGCCGGAGTCCACCAGATAGATGACGGGCAGGTGGTTATCCTGCGCTATCTCCTGCGCGCGCAGGTGTTTCTTGACGGTGATGGGGTGGTAGGTGCCGCCCTTGACCAGCGCGTCGTTCGCGACGATGACGCACTCGTGGCCTGAGACCAGTCCGATTCCGGTGAGGACGCCGCCGGACGGGACCTCGCCATCGTACATGCCGTACGCCGCGAGGGGGCTCAGCTCCAGGAAAGGCGTCTCGGGGTCAATCAGGCGCTCCACGCGCTCGGAGGGCAGGAGCTTCTTGCGCTGGCGGTGGAGGTCAATGGCCTTCTGTGGCCGCCTGGTGCGCGCCTCCTGCGTCCGCGTGTTGAGATCGCTCACCAGGTGCTCGTAGTGGGCCTTGTTCTCGCGGAACTCCGGGGAGTCGGTCCGTGCGAGGCTGCGGATGGGCTCCATCGTCACCTCTCGGGGCGCGCAGCAACGTTATTCCAGCCCCACATGCTACACGTTCTCCCCAAGCGGCGTCAATCTGTTTGCGCTAGGCTCGCCGCGCGGCGACGGCGGTGCTACAATACCGGCGCAGGCGGGGCGCATGCCCCGTTGACGTTGACGCAAGGAGGACGCGTATCGTGACTCATGTGGTCAAGCCGGGGAATATCATAGCGTACCTGGTTGGCAAGGCCAAAGCCTCCACCAAGGAGGCGTGGGTGCGCGACCTGGACAAGGTCTGGGACGCCATGACGGAGGTCACATTCAATCAGAAGGGCTTCCTCGCCATGAAGGCCCTGTGGAACCTGGACAACAGTCGGAACATTCTCGTGCTGGCGTTCTGGAACAGCCTGCCGGAGCGCCTGGCGTACGAGAAGGCCGCCGCGGGCGGCGTCCGCGCCAACATGGAGACGACGCTGGTGGGGCCGCCGCCGCGTCCCAAGTACGAGGTCGTCCGGGCCATGGGCGCGCCCCTGGAGGGCATCAAGGTGGGCCACGTGGCCGCCATCCTGAGCGCCAAGGCCCGCGCCGCCACGAGCGCCGAGTACGCCAAAGAACTTGATAAGGTGTGGTCGGGCGCCACGGACATTCTGACGAAGCGTCCGGGCAACATCGGCGCGCACGTGCTCTACAACATCGAGGGGACACGTGAGGTGCATTCCATCGGGTACTGGGCGAGTTTAGCGGATCGAATGGCCTATGAGAACTCTGTCTCGCGCCAGGTGCAGGGCCGGTTTGAGCAGACACTGGAGCCGCCCTATCCGCGGCCTCGGTACCTCATCGTCAAGACCACCTAACGCCGCCACAGGCAAAGCAAGAGGGGCGCTCCGCCTTGCGGCGCCCCCCTCTCTCGTTTTCGATTAAGGCCGCGTGCCCGGCTAGAAGGCGCTCTTGAGCGTCAGCTCCACCTTCTCGCCGATGATGACGCGCTTGCCGATGAAGGCGCCCGTGGCCTGGGTGCTGGCTCTCAGGTGGATGGTGCCGTTCGGGGCGTAGATATTCGCCACCACGGTGTTCTTCTCGCCTATCTGCACCGCAGTGGGGCTAACGTCATCGTCGTCATGGCGGCGGCCCTTGTCGTCCCCGCCTGCCACGTAGATCACGATGTCGGATGCCGTCACGGTCTGGTTGACGGCGGCGCCTTCCGCGCTCAGGGTGAGCGGGCTGGTCGGCGCGCCGGCGGCGAGGCCAGACAGGGTCTCGATGACGATGAACGGCGCCGTGACGTTGGTGTTATTCCAGCCCGCCGGATTGGGCGCGGGAGAGGTCGTCACGTTGACGACGGGCGGCGTAAGGTCAGGAAGTGGGACGTTAATGCCCATGACGAATGCGTCTGTGGACCCCGCAGGGGTCTGGCCCGGCAGAATACCAGAGGTGTAGCCTGCTACGTAGGCGATGGTCCCGCCGGCGGGCGCGGCCACGCCAATGGCGCCGTCCGCGCTCACCATGCCGAATTGGCTGGTCATGACCAGGAAGCCATCGGTGTCGTACTCGCGTATGAAACCATCCGCATCGCCCTGTCGGGTCTGGCCCGGCAGGATGCCCAGCGTGTAGCCGAGAACGTACACGCCGCCGACCGCATCAACCGTCACGGCCTGGGCGAAGTCGACGTCGGAGGACCCGAGCTGGCGGGTCCAGACCGCAGCGCCGGCGGGGTCGTACTTGCGCACGAAGGCGTCGAATTGGCCCGCGGAGGTCTGGCCGAAGAAGGTGCCCTCGGTGAAACCCACCACGAAGACGTTGCCTGTCCCGTCCACCGCCAGCCCCTGAGCAAGGTCAGACTGGTTGGTGCCGAACTGGGAAGTCCAGGTCACCGCCTGAGCCAGCACGGGGGACGCGATAAACAACAGCACGCCGGCGATGGCCGTTACCGTCGCAAGGATGATACCCAGCTTCCTGTTCGCGTGCATTGCCGCACCCCTTCCCACGCCACAGGTCCCGCCGGGCCAGTGCGCCAATATCCAGACAGATGGAGAAGAACTGAGGGTAAGAGAAAAGTACTAGTCGCCGTATAACACACGTGAATGGTCTTGGCAAGTGGCAAGCCGTTTGCGCCGCCGGGGCATCTGTGCTCCTTCCGAGGCGCGGAAGGACTCCCGCCGCGCGATACTGGCCGGGCGGAGGAGGCCCCGCGGGACAGCAGGCGCCGGGAACTATCCGAGTATCGAGACCTGAGAAAAGTTGGCGACCCGGATGGGATTCGAACCCACGATCTCCTCCGTGACAGGGAGGTATGTTAGGCCGCTACACCACCGGGCCGCGCGCACAACAAGAGGCGGGACGAACGTCCTGCCCCTTGTGCATTCTAGCTCTGCGCATGGTGGAATGTCAAGGAAAGGAGCGTATCATTGGATAGAGGCGCTGACAAGCGACAGGAGATCGGTTGCCGCTGTGTCCGCGGAAAAGCGTCAGGCTTGCGGGTGGCGCGGTGCGGCGTTGCCAGAGGGACGTGGGTGCGTTACTGCTTTTTCCTGGTTGCTTTCGTGGTCGTTTTGTCTGGTGGCGTTCGTCCGGCGCCGCGCCGCGCGGGCGCGCTCGCCT from Dehalococcoidia bacterium carries:
- a CDS encoding SBBP repeat-containing protein; this encodes MHANRKLGIILATVTAIAGVLLFIASPVLAQAVTWTSQFGTNQSDLAQGLAVDGTGNVFVVGFTEGTFFGQTSAGQFDAFVRKYDPAGAAVWTRQLGSSDVDFAQAVTVDAVGGVYVLGYTLGILPGQTRQGDADGFIREYDTDGFLVMTSQFGMVSADGAIGVAAPAGGTIAYVAGYTSGILPGQTPAGSTDAFVMGINVPLPDLTPPVVNVTTSPAPNPAGWNNTNVTAPFIVIETLSGLAAGAPTSPLTLSAEGAAVNQTVTASDIVIYVAGGDDKGRRHDDDDVSPTAVQIGEKNTVVANIYAPNGTIHLRASTQATGAFIGKRVIIGEKVELTLKSAF
- a CDS encoding carboxyl transferase domain-containing protein, yielding MEPIRSLARTDSPEFRENKAHYEHLVSDLNTRTQEARTRRPQKAIDLHRQRKKLLPSERVERLIDPETPFLELSPLAAYGMYDGEVPSGGVLTGIGLVSGHECVIVANDALVKGGTYHPITVKKHLRAQEIAQDNHLPVIYLVDSGGGFLPQQADIFPDRTHFGRIFYNQAQMSALGIPQLAAVMGSCTAGGAYVPAMCDQNIIVKGTGTIFLGGPPLVKAATGEEVTPEELGGADVHARISGVSDYLAENDDDALMRLRSLVENLNRPKRIPIETYPVEEPLYPAEDIYGIIPKDVRRSYDARQVIARLVDGSRFDEFKANYGLTLVTGFARWMGFPVGIIANNGVLFGDSATKGAHFIELCNQRHIPLIFLQNITGFMVGKEYEHGGIAKDGAKMVQAVATASVPKITVIIGNSFGAGNSAMCGRAYSPRFLFMWPNSRIGIMGGRQAASVLLTVQQEQAARRKKVLSPEEERAITEPVQKKFEEETSAYFSTAHIWDDGILDPAQTRQVIGQCLSATMNAPLPDYPRYPVFRM
- a CDS encoding antibiotic biosynthesis monooxygenase is translated as MTHVVKPGNIIAYLVGKAKASTKEAWVRDLDKVWDAMTEVTFNQKGFLAMKALWNLDNSRNILVLAFWNSLPERLAYEKAAAGGVRANMETTLVGPPPRPKYEVVRAMGAPLEGIKVGHVAAILSAKARAATSAEYAKELDKVWSGATDILTKRPGNIGAHVLYNIEGTREVHSIGYWASLADRMAYENSVSRQVQGRFEQTLEPPYPRPRYLIVKTT